DNA from Pseudomonas mendocina:
AGCTTGCGTGACCGCAGCGCTGCTGCTGGCGAGCTGCTCTTCCAATCGCGCCCCGCAGCCGGCGGTGACGCCGGGGCAGTCGGCAGGCATTTCCGGCCCGGATGACTTCAACCGGCCACACCGCGATGGCGCGCCCTGGTGGGACGTCGACGTCTCGAAGATTCAGGATGCCATCCCCATGCCGCACTATGGCCCGGTCAAGGCCAGCCCATATGTGGTATTCGGCAAGCAGTACTACCCGATCCAGGATGCCCGCCGCTACCAGGCGACAGGGCCGGCTTCCTGGTATGGCACCAAGTTCCATGGTCAGGCCACCGCCAATGGTGAGACCTACGACCTGTACGGCATGACCGCCGCGCACAAGACCCTGCCGCTGCCCAGTTACGTTCGGGTGACCAACCTGGAGAACGGCAAGGTCGTGATCCTGCGGGTCAACGACCGCGGGCCGTTCTATTCCGATCGCATCATCGACCTGTCTTTCGCTGCGGCGAAGAAGCTCGGCTATGCCGAGAAGGGCACGGCGCGGGTCAAGGTCGAGGGTATCGACCCGCATGAATGGTGGGCGCAGCAGGGCCGTCCGGTGCCGCTGGTGCTGGCCAACAATCAGCCGGCCAAAGCCGCGGTTGCCCAGCCCGTCGCGCAGGCGATGCCGCAAGTGGTCGAGCAGTACTCGCCACCACCAGCGCAGCACGCTGCGGCCGTGGTGCCAGTGCAGATCGACGCAAAAAAAAACGATTCACTCGCAGCCTCTGGCCTGTATCTCCAGGTGGGAGCCTTCGCCAATCCGGACGCTGCGGAGCTGCTCAAGTCCAAGTTGAGTCAGACGACCAGTGTGCCGGTGTTCATCAGCTCAGTGGTACGCGACCAGCAGATTCTGCATCGCGTGCGCCTGGGGCCGATCAGCAACCAGGGCGAGGCTGAGCAGCTGCAGAGCAGCGTGCGCCTGGCCAATCTGGGGCAGCCCACGCTGGTGCGGGCCGACTGACGGCACTAAACCGGCATTTGCCGGACTAAATCCGAGGCTCGCTTTTTCGCGAGTCGAAAGATGGCCCTTCGGGGCCGTACAACCCAAGCAATGATTTTCGAGAGACGGATGAACATCACCAGCTTCGTGCAACGTGCTTCCCTGGTTCTTACCCTTCTGGCGGCGCCCCTTGCCATGGCCAGTCAGCAGGTGGTTCCGGCGCCGCCGCAACTGGCCGCCAAATCTTATGTGCTGATGGATGCCGCCAGCGGCAACGTCCTGGTCGAGAACAACGCTGACGAGCGTCTGCCGCCAGCCAGCCTGACCAAGCTGATGACCGCTTACATCGCCACCCTGGAAATCCGTAATGGCAAGATCGGCGAGCAGGATCTGGTGACCATCAGCGAACACGCCTGGCGTACCGGTGGTGCGGCTTCTGGCGGCTCGACCATGTTCCTGCCGTTGAACAGCCAGGCCACTGTCGATGACCTGCTGCACGGCATCATCATCCAGTCCGGTAACGATGCGAGCATCGCCATCGCCGAATACATCGCCGGCAGCGAGGATGCCTTCGCCGACATGATGAACGCCACCGCCGAGCGCCTGGGCATGAAGAACAGCCACTTCATGAACGCCACCGGTCTGCCGCATCCCGAGCACTACTCCAGTGCCCATGACATGGCGATCCTGGCGCGCGCGATCATCGACGAAGATGCCGAGCACTATGCGATCTACTCGCAGAAAGAATTCCTCTGGAACAACATCAAGCAGCCCAACCGCAACCTGCTGCTGTGGCGTGACCGTACCGTCGACGGTCTGAAAACCGGTCACACTCAGGAAGCCGGCTTCTGCCTGGTGGCCTCGGCCGTGCGTGATGGCGCACGGATGATCACCTCGGTATTCGGTACCGACAGCGAGCAGGCCCGCGCTGCGGAAACCCAGAAGCTGCTGACCTATGGCTTCCGTTTCTTCGAAAGCCGCACCTTCTACCAGAAGGGCACCGAACTGGCTCAGGCCACTGTCTGGAAAGGCGCTGCGCGTCAGGTCAAGGCCGGCCTGGCCGAAGACCTGACCATGACCATGCCCAAGGGGCAGCTGGAAAAGCTGCAGGCTAGCATGAGCCTCAACCCGCAGTTGGTCGCACCGATTGCGCAGGGTGACGTGATTGGCAAGGTCGAAGTACGACTGGGTGACGAGGTAGTGCGCAGCACCGACCTGGTCGCTCTGGAACCGGTGGAAGAGGGCGGCCTGCTGCGCCGTCTGTGGGACAGCATTCGGTTGTTCTTCTTCGGCCTGTTCAACTGACAGCTGCCTCTGCAAGTCGCTGGCGTTGAAATCGGCGGAGTTAGGGCCCACATACAGGCTGTAACCGTGCCTCTCCTCGCCTGACTGCCTGAGAGGCACTCTGCTTCCGCCCGGCCGCTCCGACCTGGAGCGGCCCTTTACTGGACGGGCCACAAGCCCGCTGATGCCATGACCGATAGTGACGTTCAACCCCCAAAAATCGAATTCCCCTGCGAGCGTTACCCGATCAAGGTTATCGGCACTGCTGGCGAAGGTTTCTCCGACCTGGTCATCGAGGTGATTCAGCGTCATGCGCCTGACCTGGATACCTCGACTTTGGTCATGCGTGACAGCCGCAACGGCAATTTCCTCTCCGTACAGGTGCTGATCACCGCCACCGGCGTCGAGCAGTTGCAGGCGATCCACGTCGATCTGCGTGCAACTGGTCGCGTGCACATGGTGCTCTGAGTGCCTGAACTCATCGTTCGTCATCTTGGCCTGGTCGACTATCAGCCGACGTTGGAGGCCATGCGCAATCTGACCCGCGAGCGCGATGAGCACACGCCGGACGAAATCTGGCTGCTGCAACATCCCAAGGTGTTCACCCAGGGGCAGGCTGGCAAGGCCGAGCACCTGCTGGCGCCGGGCGACATTCCGGTGATTCAGGTCGAGCGGGGTGGTCAGGTGACCTACCACGGCCCGGGCCAGCTAGTAGCTTATCTGATGCTGGATCTGCGCCGTCTTGATCTGGGGGTGCGCGAGCTGGTTACGGCCATGGAGCAGAGCCTGGTCGATCTGCTGGCTCACTATGGCGTCGATGCAGCGCCCAAGGCAGATGCGCCAGGCGTATACGTCAACGGTGACAAGATCGCCTCGCTGGGCTTGCGCGTCAGCCGTGGCTGCTCGTTCCATGGCCTGGCGCTGAACGTCGACATGGACATGACGCCGTTCCAGCGCATCAATCCCTGCGGTTATGCCGGCCTGAAGATGGTGCAGTTGCGCGATCTGCTCGACACCGCACCAGCATTCGAAGAAGTGGCACAGCGCCTCGAACAGACGCTGCGCAGGCGCCTGGGCTACCAGCTCTAGGCTTTTGGGCGCAGGGCGGTGTAACCGACCTGACCGCCAGTGCCAGATGTCGCGTTCTGCCATGCCGGAAAACAAAGAGCCCCGCAGTTGCGGGGCTCTTTGCATCGGCTCGAAAGTTACGGCTTCTTCAGCCCGTAGCTCTCGTCCAGCATGCCCGGGCCATCGCTTTTCGGCGCGTAGTCCTTGGGCATTTCGTAGTTCTTCGGCGGTGTCAGGCGCTCGCGTTTCTCGCCGGCCTCGGTGCTGTTCAGGGTGGCCAGCAGACGTTGACGGGTCAGTTCATCCAGGGCCAGGCGATTGGCGCCGTCGGACAGGTGTTCCTGCACGTCCTGGTAGCTCTGGGTGAGTTTCTTCACCAGGCTGGCGGTGGTGTTGAAGTGGGTCACCACTTCGTTCTGGTAGGCCTCGAAGCGTGCCTGCATTTCATCCATCTGCCGCTGCGTACGGCCCGGTGCAGCATTGGGGGCCAGGCGGGCGAGCAGAAAGCCCACGGCGATGCCGACCACCAGGGTCAGGGCGGGTATCAACCAGGCTGTAACGGTCTGTTCCACGAGTCCTTCCTCTCAAAACGGCTTTGCTTTACGTTAGCGGCTTGAGCCTGTGCTGTATACGACCAGAACCTGCTCAGAGTCTACTGCGCGTCGGCGCTGCTGCGTCAAAAACAGGTTCGGAATGCTCATGTACGACAGTACACTCCGCTTCCTCTCCTGTTTTTGCCTGGCATTGCGCGAGCTTGTGAGGCGCTGAACAGGTTCATTTGCCGCACAGGCAGTTTGCTAGACGAGTCGACCCGTTGCGGGGTCACGGAGTTCAGTGTTGCTCAGTCGCGAAACCCCTCTTTTCATTCAAGGCCCTGTGGGCCAACTCGAATCCCTTCTGCTTGAGGTGCCGGACGCCCGAGGCGTGGCGCTGATCTGCCATCCCAACCCGATACAGGGTGGCACCATGCTCAACAAGGTGGTGTCCACCCTGCAGCGCACGGCGCGCGACTGTGGATATCACACATTGCGTTTCAATTATCGCGGCGTTGGTGCCAGTGCCGGCAGCCATGACATGGGCACCGGCGAAGTGGACGACGCCGAAGCCGTCGCTGCCTGGCTGAAGGAGGAATACCCGAACCTGCCCATCACCCTGCTGGGCTTTTCCTTCGGGGGCTTCGTCGCCGCTGCGCTGGGCGCGCGCCTGGAGGCGCAGGGGCAGGTGCCGAGCAAGCTGTTCATGGTGGCCCCGGCGGTGCATCGCCTGACCGCCGAGACACCGCCGGCCAGCCAGTGCCCGCTGGTGGTGATCCAGCCCGATGCTGACGAAGTGGTCGAGCCGCAGGCCGTGTACGACTGGTCGGCCAATCTCGGGCGTGCCCACGAGCTGCTGAAAGTGGCAGAATGCGGTCACTTTTTTCACGGCAAGCTGACGGATCTGAAGGAAGTCCTTCTGCCGCGTCTGTGAGCTTGGCGTAGGGTGCGCCGTGCGCACCTGCATTCGTGGTGCGCGCGGCGCACCCTACGATCAATCTGGCATTCAAGGCGTCCCGCGGCCCTGGCTCGCGCGATCAGCGGAATAGTTCAAGCAAAGCGAATCTGACATGACCACCCGTATCCTCACCGGTATCACCACCACCGGCACGCCGCACCTGGGCAACTACGCCGGCGCCATCCGTCCGGCCATCGTCGCCAGCCGCGACCCGCAGATGGACTCGTTCTACTTCCTCGCCGACTACCACGCGTTGATCAAGTGCGATGACCCGGCGCGCATTCAGCGTTCGCGCCTGGAGATCGCCGCTACCTGGCTGGCGCTGGGCCTGGATACCGACAAGGCGACCTTCTACCGCCAGTCCGACATCCCCGAGATCCCCGAGCTGTGCTGGCTGCTCACCTGCGTCGCCGGCAAGGGCCTGCTCAACCGCGCCCATGCCTACAAGGCCTCGGTGGACAAGAACGTCGAAGCCGGCGAAGACCCGGATGCCGGCGTGACCATGGGCCTGTTCAGCTACCCGGTGCTGATGGCCGCGGACATCCTGATGTTCAACGCGCAGAAGGTGCCGGTCGGTCGTGACCAGATTCAGCACGTGGAGATGGCCCGCGACATCGGCCAGCGCTTTAACCACCTGTTCGGCAAGGGCAAGGATCTGTTCGTCTTGCCCGAGGTGGTAATCGAGGAGGAGGTGGCCACGTTGCCTGGGCTCGATGGGCGCAAGATGAGCAAGAGCTACGACAACACCATCCCGCTGTTCGGCACCGCCAAGCAGCTCAAGGACGCCGTGGCGCGCATCGTCACCGACTCCAAGCTGCCGGGTGAGCCCAAGGATGCCGAAGGCTCGCACCTGTTCACCCTGTACCAGGCCTTTGCCAGTCACGCGCAGCAGGCCGAGTTTCGTGCCGAGCTGGAAGGCGGCCTGGCCTGGGGCGAGGCGAAGAATCGCCTGTACCAACTGCTCGAAGACACGCTGGGCGAGGCGCGCGAGCGCTACAACGCGCTGATTGCCAAGCCGGCCGACCTGGAGGATATCCTCCTCGCCGGCGCCGCCAAGGCGCGCAAGATCGCCACGCCGTTCCTTGGCGAGCTGCGCGAGGCGGTGGGCCTGCGTTCGTTCCGCGAGCAGGTGCAGGTGGCCGCTGGCGAGAAGAAGAAAGCCGCCAAGAGCGCGCGCTTCGTCAGCTTTCGCGATGACGACGGCAGCTTCCGCTTCCGCCTGCTGGATGCCGATGGCGAGCAATTGCTGCTGTCGAAATCCTTTGCCGATGGCAAGTCGGCTGGCCTGGTCAACAAGCGTCTGCAATCCGGTGAGCCGTTGGACGTTCGCGCCGAAGGCCAGGTGTTCTCGGTCTGGATCGACGGTGAAAGCGTGGCAAGCAGCCCAGAGTTCGCTGACGGACAGGCGCTGGAAGATGCCATCTCCCGTTTGCGTGAGGCGCTGGCGCCGCAGGAATGAAGAGGCTTTTGCTCCCCTCTCCCCCTTGCGGGGCGTAAGCGGAAAGAGCGAAGCATGGCTTCACCCGCTGGAGCGCCCTGAGCTCTGCGAAGGGCTGGGGCGCGGAGCGGGGGGCTGGGGGAGAGGGTTGTCCGGTGCTCCGCGTCGTCGGTCTGCCCTCTCCCCGACCCTCTCCCATAAATGGGGGAGGGAGTGTGCCTAGCTTGCACCGATTGCCAATCAACGGGGGCATCGCTAAAGTGACGCCCCCGTTTTTACTTGCCCGGCTAACGAATCATGACCCCCCTCGAGCGTTATCAGGCCGACCTTAAGCGGCCCGACTTCTTCCATGATGCGGCCCAGGAAAATGCCGTCCGCCACCTGCAGCGTCTGTACGACGACCTGATCGCGCGCGACCAGGGCAAGTCCGGGCTGATGGGCAAACTGTTCGGCAAGAAGCCGCAGGGGCCGGTCAAGGGCCTGTACTTCTGGGGTGGGGTCGGCCGTGGCAAGACCTATCTGGTCGATACCTTCTTCGATGCGCTGCCGTTCGAGCAGAAGATGCGCACCCACTTCCACCGCTTCATGAAGCGTGTGCACGAGGAAATGAAGACCCTCAAGGGCGAGAAGAACCCACTGACCATCATCGGTAAGCGTTTCGCCGACGAGGCGCGGGTGATCTGCTTCGACGAGTTCTTCGTCAGCGATATCACAGACGCGATGATCCTCGCCACGCTGATGGAAGAGCTGTTCAAAAATGGCGTGTCGCTGGTAGCCACCTCCAACATCGTGCCGGATGGTCTGTACAAGGATGGCCTGCAACGTGCGCGCTTCCTGCCGGCCATCGCTCTGCTCAAGCAGCACACCGATATCGTCAATGTCGACAGTGGCGTCGATTACCGCCTACGCGCATTGGAGCAAGCCGAGCTGTTCCACTTCCCGCTCGGCCCGGCTGCCGAGGAGAGCCTGCTGACCAGCTTCCGCAGCCTGCTACCCGATTGCACCCACATGGTGGAAAACGAGGCGCTGATGATCGAGAACCGCGCGATCAACGCCGTGCGGGTGTGCGAGGACGTGGCCTGGTTCGAGTTCCGCGAGCTGTGCGACGGCCCGCGCAGCCAGAACGACTACATCGAGCTGGGCAAGATCTTCCATGCGGTGATCCTGGCCAACGTCGAGCAGATGAGCGTGGCCAAGGACGACATGGCGCGGCGCTTCATCAACCTGGTGGACGAGTTCTACGACCGCAACGTCAAGCTGATCATCTCCGCGGAAGTGGAGCTCAAGGATCTGTACACCGGCGGCCGCCTGAGCTTCGAGTTCCAGCGCACGCTGAGCCGTCTGCTGGAAATGCAATCGCACGAATTCCTCTCGCGCCCACACCGGCCCTGACGGAAAGCGATATGAAAAAGGCGACCCACAAGGTCGCCTTTTTCATGGGTGCTACTCCCCATAGGGTTCGCCATGCGCACCGAAACCATGGATGTTCGCGGCTTGTTCGGTGCGCGCGGTGTTCAGCCGGGGGACATAGGTAACGGGTGTCGGGAGACATAGGTAACGCATTTAGGCTTACGGTGTTCATCGGATCGGGAGATCGAATGATGCCGTGGCTGGAGCGCAGCACTATGTCGATAAGGCGAGAGTTTGTTCTGCTGGCAGGGCAGCCCCAAAGTAATGTGCGGGAGCTCTGTCGGCGGTATGGCATCAGTCCCAGAACTGGCTACAAATGGCTGGATCGGTACCGTGAGCAAGGCGATGCAGGCTTACAGGATCGATCCCGCCGTCCCCTGAGCAGTCCAGGGCGCAGCGATCCGACGTTGGAACAAACGGTTGTGCAATTGCACCACCGCTATCCCTATTGGGGCGCTCGCAAACTGCGAAGCTTGTTGATGACTGCGGCTGTTGATCCGCCTCACCACAGCACTATCGACGCCATCCTCAAGCGCCACGATTGTCATGTCCTTTACCACAATGAGCAGGCGCAAGCGCCGGCTAACCATCGTTTCGAGCATCCCAATCCGAACGACCTCTGGCAGATCGACTTCAAGGGTAGCGTCCCCCTAAACGATCGCCGTTCGCCTCGTTGTCATCCCTTGACCCTGCTGGACGATCACTCACGCTTTTCGCTCTGCCTGCAAGCCTGTGAGGGGGAGCGGCTGGAGCTGGTCAAACCGCATCTGATCGAGGTTTTCCGTCAGTACGGTTTGCCGCTGCGTATCACCGCCGACAACGGGCCGCCTTGGGGTTCTAATATTGCCGGTGGACTATCAAAATTGGAGGTTTGGCTGATGCGGCTGGGGATCGAGGTCAGCCATAGTCGGCCTCATCATCCACAGACTCAGGGCAAGCTGGAGCGCTTCCACCAGACACTCAAACGCGAAGTGCTGCATCGCGCGTTCAGCGACTTGCAGCATTGTCAGCAAGTGATGAGCCGCTGGCGAGACGAGTACAACCATTACCGTCCGCACGAAGCACTTGATCAACGGCCCCCTATAGAGCGCTATAGGCCCAGTCCACGAAGCTACCCGGAGCAACTGCCAGCCATCGAATATGAACCGGGTGATCACGTGGTGAATGTACGTCAGACCGGGCAGGTGTATTTCAAAGGGCTCAACGTCTTCGTAAGTGGAGGTCTATATGGGGAGAAGGTCGCCATCCGACCAACTGCCGAAGAGGGTGTCTACGATGTGGTATTCATCCGCAAAACGCTGCGTCAGATAGACCTGAGGCAACGGGCAACATGATCATCAACCTGTTACCCATGTCTCCCGACAGGTGTTTACCATGTCCCCCGGCTGAACACGCGGCGTACCCTACGGTTGACCTTTCAGTTCTTCGCCAGCTTCTGCTGATACTGTGCAAGCATCTTCTGCGCGTGCGCCACTTCCAGCGCCTCCATGGCGCTGATCGGTTTTATCGCCACGGCGCGCTTGAGGTGTTCGATCACCTTGTCTTCTTCATCATCGCCGTACACGTAAGTCAGGGCGTTGGCGTACTCGTAGTGGCCGATGGGCAGGTCATCACGGGCCCGGAAGCTGCGCTGGAAGTACTGCTCCATGTTGTCCGCACTGACGCCGTAGGTCATCTTGCCCACCAGCTTGCCGACCTTGCGGATCACGCCGGCTTCATAGCCGCCGTAAAGCGCCAGGGCGAAGGGCTGTTGTGGTTGCTTGGCCAGTAGTGCTTTGAGTTCCTCAGGGATCTGCGAGGTGTAGCCGCGCTTGAGCACCACCGGTACCGACAACTCCTCGCCCAGGCGGGCTTTGGCATAGACGCGGCCGAACTGGGCAACCGTGTCCGCTTGCACCAGTTCACCGGCCTCGTTAGTGTAGGCGATCACTTCCTCGAGCAAGCGATGTTTCTCGGTTTGATCGGGTACGAGGAACATGGCATAGATCACCTGGGCGAACATCGCCGGAACCTGCCCGCCGACGCCGAGGGCCAGGCCCTGCTCCTTGGCCTGGGCAAAGTCGCCACGGAACATCAGGCGCCAGACCTCCTGCAGTTTCTGTGCGTAAAGCTCGGCTTCTTCCGGCTTGCCGGTAAAGCCGGTGCCGGCAGCGACGGTTTTCTCCAGGGCTTGCGGGTGGCGGGTGGCCATGCTCACCACCCAGTCGGCATCGGGGAAGGGGTAATCGCCAAAGCCGCGAGTCAGTTGCGGCCAGGCCTGGCGCAGCTTGTCGCCACTGTAGTCGTAGGCGCTCTGGTCGAGCGGGAAAGGTTTCCAGTTGTCGGCGGCGGCAGCACCGAGGCTGCAGGTGGCAAGCAGGGCAATCAATAAACGGCGCATGGCGGTGAACCTGTTGTTGTTATCTTCGCTCACCGATCATAGGGCGCTGCCGCAAGGCGCCAACCTAACCAAGGGTGGGCTGGCGCTTTGCCTGCTGCTTGAAACCGCCCGGCCTGGCTGG
Protein-coding regions in this window:
- a CDS encoding septal ring lytic transglycosylase RlpA family protein, whose product is MSSSKLLPLAACVTAALLLASCSSNRAPQPAVTPGQSAGISGPDDFNRPHRDGAPWWDVDVSKIQDAIPMPHYGPVKASPYVVFGKQYYPIQDARRYQATGPASWYGTKFHGQATANGETYDLYGMTAAHKTLPLPSYVRVTNLENGKVVILRVNDRGPFYSDRIIDLSFAAAKKLGYAEKGTARVKVEGIDPHEWWAQQGRPVPLVLANNQPAKAAVAQPVAQAMPQVVEQYSPPPAQHAAAVVPVQIDAKKNDSLAASGLYLQVGAFANPDAAELLKSKLSQTTSVPVFISSVVRDQQILHRVRLGPISNQGEAEQLQSSVRLANLGQPTLVRAD
- a CDS encoding D-alanyl-D-alanine carboxypeptidase family protein, producing MNITSFVQRASLVLTLLAAPLAMASQQVVPAPPQLAAKSYVLMDAASGNVLVENNADERLPPASLTKLMTAYIATLEIRNGKIGEQDLVTISEHAWRTGGAASGGSTMFLPLNSQATVDDLLHGIIIQSGNDASIAIAEYIAGSEDAFADMMNATAERLGMKNSHFMNATGLPHPEHYSSAHDMAILARAIIDEDAEHYAIYSQKEFLWNNIKQPNRNLLLWRDRTVDGLKTGHTQEAGFCLVASAVRDGARMITSVFGTDSEQARAAETQKLLTYGFRFFESRTFYQKGTELAQATVWKGAARQVKAGLAEDLTMTMPKGQLEKLQASMSLNPQLVAPIAQGDVIGKVEVRLGDEVVRSTDLVALEPVEEGGLLRRLWDSIRLFFFGLFN
- a CDS encoding DUF493 domain-containing protein; its protein translation is MTDSDVQPPKIEFPCERYPIKVIGTAGEGFSDLVIEVIQRHAPDLDTSTLVMRDSRNGNFLSVQVLITATGVEQLQAIHVDLRATGRVHMVL
- the lipB gene encoding lipoyl(octanoyl) transferase LipB, with translation MPELIVRHLGLVDYQPTLEAMRNLTRERDEHTPDEIWLLQHPKVFTQGQAGKAEHLLAPGDIPVIQVERGGQVTYHGPGQLVAYLMLDLRRLDLGVRELVTAMEQSLVDLLAHYGVDAAPKADAPGVYVNGDKIASLGLRVSRGCSFHGLALNVDMDMTPFQRINPCGYAGLKMVQLRDLLDTAPAFEEVAQRLEQTLRRRLGYQL
- a CDS encoding YhcB family protein, with amino-acid sequence MEQTVTAWLIPALTLVVGIAVGFLLARLAPNAAPGRTQRQMDEMQARFEAYQNEVVTHFNTTASLVKKLTQSYQDVQEHLSDGANRLALDELTRQRLLATLNSTEAGEKRERLTPPKNYEMPKDYAPKSDGPGMLDESYGLKKP
- a CDS encoding alpha/beta hydrolase, whose amino-acid sequence is MLSRETPLFIQGPVGQLESLLLEVPDARGVALICHPNPIQGGTMLNKVVSTLQRTARDCGYHTLRFNYRGVGASAGSHDMGTGEVDDAEAVAAWLKEEYPNLPITLLGFSFGGFVAAALGARLEAQGQVPSKLFMVAPAVHRLTAETPPASQCPLVVIQPDADEVVEPQAVYDWSANLGRAHELLKVAECGHFFHGKLTDLKEVLLPRL
- a CDS encoding tryptophan--tRNA ligase, yielding MTTRILTGITTTGTPHLGNYAGAIRPAIVASRDPQMDSFYFLADYHALIKCDDPARIQRSRLEIAATWLALGLDTDKATFYRQSDIPEIPELCWLLTCVAGKGLLNRAHAYKASVDKNVEAGEDPDAGVTMGLFSYPVLMAADILMFNAQKVPVGRDQIQHVEMARDIGQRFNHLFGKGKDLFVLPEVVIEEEVATLPGLDGRKMSKSYDNTIPLFGTAKQLKDAVARIVTDSKLPGEPKDAEGSHLFTLYQAFASHAQQAEFRAELEGGLAWGEAKNRLYQLLEDTLGEARERYNALIAKPADLEDILLAGAAKARKIATPFLGELREAVGLRSFREQVQVAAGEKKKAAKSARFVSFRDDDGSFRFRLLDADGEQLLLSKSFADGKSAGLVNKRLQSGEPLDVRAEGQVFSVWIDGESVASSPEFADGQALEDAISRLREALAPQE
- the zapE gene encoding cell division protein ZapE, which encodes MTPLERYQADLKRPDFFHDAAQENAVRHLQRLYDDLIARDQGKSGLMGKLFGKKPQGPVKGLYFWGGVGRGKTYLVDTFFDALPFEQKMRTHFHRFMKRVHEEMKTLKGEKNPLTIIGKRFADEARVICFDEFFVSDITDAMILATLMEELFKNGVSLVATSNIVPDGLYKDGLQRARFLPAIALLKQHTDIVNVDSGVDYRLRALEQAELFHFPLGPAAEESLLTSFRSLLPDCTHMVENEALMIENRAINAVRVCEDVAWFEFRELCDGPRSQNDYIELGKIFHAVILANVEQMSVAKDDMARRFINLVDEFYDRNVKLIISAEVELKDLYTGGRLSFEFQRTLSRLLEMQSHEFLSRPHRP
- a CDS encoding IS481 family transposase yields the protein MPWLERSTMSIRREFVLLAGQPQSNVRELCRRYGISPRTGYKWLDRYREQGDAGLQDRSRRPLSSPGRSDPTLEQTVVQLHHRYPYWGARKLRSLLMTAAVDPPHHSTIDAILKRHDCHVLYHNEQAQAPANHRFEHPNPNDLWQIDFKGSVPLNDRRSPRCHPLTLLDDHSRFSLCLQACEGERLELVKPHLIEVFRQYGLPLRITADNGPPWGSNIAGGLSKLEVWLMRLGIEVSHSRPHHPQTQGKLERFHQTLKREVLHRAFSDLQHCQQVMSRWRDEYNHYRPHEALDQRPPIERYRPSPRSYPEQLPAIEYEPGDHVVNVRQTGQVYFKGLNVFVSGGLYGEKVAIRPTAEEGVYDVVFIRKTLRQIDLRQRAT